A genomic window from Cupriavidus basilensis includes:
- a CDS encoding nucleotide pyrophosphohydrolase, translated as MTLIDIKTLQQAAAAFGEARGWGKYHSPKNLAMALSVEVAELVEIFQWKTEEEARGIMSTDERAHVEQELADITIYLAQLLTALDVDLNAAVKAKMEMNAVKYPAKTGGTD; from the coding sequence ATGACCCTGATCGACATCAAGACGCTCCAGCAAGCGGCCGCCGCATTTGGCGAGGCCCGTGGCTGGGGCAAGTATCACAGCCCCAAGAACCTGGCCATGGCGCTGAGCGTGGAAGTGGCCGAACTGGTCGAGATCTTCCAGTGGAAGACGGAGGAGGAGGCGCGCGGCATCATGTCCACGGACGAGCGCGCGCACGTGGAGCAGGAGCTGGCGGACATCACGATCTACCTGGCGCAGTTGCTGACCGCGCTCGATGTTGACCTGAACGCGGCAGTGAAGGCCAAGATGGAGATGAATGCGGTGAAGTACCCGGCGAAGACGGGCGGCACGGATTGA